The following proteins come from a genomic window of Pseudomonadota bacterium:
- a CDS encoding PRC-barrel domain-containing protein: MKTYTKTLTAAALLTTTALTMTAYAMDNAEKSAKQNVTHYSAEDMNQAWDNTKDAAAETWKDTKEVTADAWDATKEGANDIYSEVKHFVTSEEQIVPNVPHAMVSENSTTSYILGNAVRDMSGNEIATIQDIIINEEGSIEGFILSSGGVFGLGSRLVMVQPNSLSFNSNGEAAIMVSKDAYESMAEFSYDTDSRNTVTLSDNQLSIRNLKDGVLKTKGGESVADIDDLVIERGEVKHVIATFGGTFGMNETSAAVPFENTTVESVEGGKMSHIVMSPNQTRAFYTLQTRLES, encoded by the coding sequence ATGAAAACTTATACAAAAACCCTAACAGCTGCTGCATTGCTTACGACAACAGCACTTACTATGACGGCATATGCTATGGACAATGCTGAAAAAAGTGCTAAGCAAAACGTAACACATTACAGTGCTGAAGACATGAATCAAGCTTGGGACAACACCAAGGATGCCGCTGCTGAGACGTGGAAAGATACTAAAGAAGTGACTGCTGATGCTTGGGACGCCACAAAAGAGGGTGCCAATGACATCTACTCGGAAGTGAAACACTTTGTAACCAGTGAAGAGCAAATTGTTCCTAATGTACCCCATGCGATGGTGAGTGAGAACAGTACAACAAGCTATATCCTAGGAAATGCTGTACGTGACATGAGCGGTAATGAAATTGCCACAATTCAAGATATCATCATAAATGAAGAGGGATCTATCGAAGGATTTATTCTTTCAAGTGGTGGTGTGTTTGGCCTAGGTAGCCGTCTTGTGATGGTTCAGCCAAACAGCCTAAGTTTTAACAGCAATGGTGAAGCTGCAATTATGGTTTCTAAAGATGCTTATGAAAGTATGGCAGAGTTTAGTTACGACACAGACAGTCGTAACACTGTGACTCTTTCAGACAATCAACTTTCAATTAGAAACTTGAAAGATGGTGTTTTGAAGACAAAAGGTGGCGAGTCAGTTGCTGATATTGATGACCTTGTCATTGAACGTGGTGAAGTGAAACACGTCATTGCAACTTTCGGCGGAACATTTGGTATGAACGAAACCAGTGCTGCAGTTCCTTTTGAAAACACGACTGTTGAAAGTGTTGAAGGTGGAAAAATGTCTCATATCGTTATGAGCCCTAACCAGACTCGCGCTTTCTACACGCTACAGACCCGTCTAGAAAGTTAA
- a CDS encoding OmpA family protein — MKYMKTLITTGFVSASVMGAAFAESKFNEYLTEDYNSLSALEMHTTDLDDTRHLKNRAVKVASGQTVVPMELNRTTLSNSDYDALTEARNDLNRVLDAGARNEIPRLAARAQSSFDCMVIHSEEQMRNHNLANCTEEFVSAMKELNAIYPDRIVKMQYVATLPTQKRPVVKPTTERVSFALDSYTLDAADKRVLSSIANDVKNSNERHIKVLGFADTTGTEAYNKWISEKRADSVVSYLSGQLDGEVTFDTTAFGENNLPVETRDGVANSKNRIVKITY; from the coding sequence ATGAAATATATGAAAACACTGATAACAACTGGTTTTGTAAGTGCTTCTGTTATGGGTGCAGCTTTTGCTGAATCAAAATTTAACGAGTACCTTACAGAAGACTATAATAGCCTGTCGGCTCTAGAAATGCATACTACTGATCTGGACGATACACGCCATTTAAAAAACCGTGCTGTGAAAGTTGCATCTGGTCAAACAGTAGTGCCTATGGAGCTGAATCGTACTACGCTTTCAAATAGCGATTATGATGCTTTGACTGAAGCTCGTAACGATTTAAATCGTGTGCTAGATGCTGGTGCTAGAAACGAAATTCCACGCCTAGCTGCACGAGCGCAATCTAGTTTTGATTGCATGGTTATTCACTCTGAAGAACAAATGCGTAATCACAACCTTGCAAATTGCACGGAAGAATTTGTGAGCGCAATGAAAGAGTTGAATGCCATATACCCAGATCGTATTGTTAAAATGCAGTATGTTGCGACGCTGCCAACCCAAAAGAGGCCTGTTGTAAAGCCTACAACAGAACGCGTATCATTTGCTCTTGATAGCTATACGTTGGATGCCGCTGATAAGCGTGTGCTGAGTAGCATCGCAAATGATGTGAAAAACTCAAATGAACGCCATATTAAAGTGTTAGGTTTTGCCGATACCACAGGAACAGAAGCCTATAACAAATGGATTTCTGAGAAGCGTGCAGACAGTGTAGTCTCATACTTGAGTGGTCAGTTAGACGGTGAAGTTACGTTCGATACAACAGCTTTTGGTGAGAATAACCTGCCTGTTGAAACACGTGATGGTGTCGCGAACTCTAAAAACCGTATTGTAAAAATAACGTATTAA
- a CDS encoding PA2169 family four-helix-bundle protein gives MKNTAKKLNELVKICNDGKDFYRKGAEDVNNPELKNLFTIMANAREKAIDDMEPFIDGRGYEVEENGTVSGTLRQGYASMQKLFRDDEKVLIEQLEEVEDKTLEAFEDAMHDDVPPNINAVIASNFTTFKETHQTMRNLKQSL, from the coding sequence ATGAAAAATACAGCTAAAAAATTAAACGAATTGGTTAAGATTTGTAATGATGGTAAAGACTTTTACCGCAAAGGTGCTGAGGATGTAAATAATCCTGAGCTTAAAAATCTGTTTACGATTATGGCGAATGCTCGTGAAAAAGCTATTGACGATATGGAACCCTTCATTGACGGCCGTGGTTATGAAGTAGAAGAAAACGGAACCGTTTCAGGGACACTGCGCCAAGGGTATGCATCTATGCAGAAGCTTTTCCGTGATGATGAAAAAGTACTGATTGAGCAGCTTGAAGAAGTAGAAGATAAAACACTTGAAGCTTTTGAAGATGCTATGCATGACGATGTGCCACCAAACATTAATGCTGTGATTGCAAGCAACTTTACAACGTTTAAAGAGACGCACCAAACCATGCGCAACCTTAAGCAAAGTCTGTAG
- a CDS encoding MgtC/SapB family protein translates to MIETLFETYSLSASDMAIRLVLAAFLGLLLGLDRDYKNKPIDFRAYMFICLGASGLGILTLEVGYMMQFYADTLKFDVAKVVAGVLTGIGFVAAGAIIKQGSADVTGTATGTSIWVSGCIGLFCGFGLFLPAIMITIIVLFTLIGFGVIRKKITGESDKEPSD, encoded by the coding sequence ATGATTGAAACACTTTTTGAAACTTATAGCCTCAGTGCAAGCGATATGGCGATAAGGCTTGTTTTAGCCGCCTTTTTAGGATTACTCCTTGGGTTAGATCGTGATTATAAAAATAAACCGATTGATTTTAGAGCTTACATGTTTATTTGCTTAGGGGCTTCAGGTCTTGGCATTCTAACACTTGAAGTTGGTTATATGATGCAGTTTTACGCTGATACGCTTAAATTTGATGTTGCTAAAGTCGTTGCAGGTGTGCTTACAGGCATTGGTTTTGTCGCAGCTGGTGCGATTATTAAACAGGGTAGTGCTGATGTAACTGGTACAGCCACGGGTACAAGTATTTGGGTCTCAGGTTGTATTGGATTGTTTTGCGGGTTTGGGCTTTTTTTACCGGCTATAATGATAACAATAATTGTTTTGTTCACGCTTATCGGTTTTGGAGTTATCCGCAAAAAAATTACGGGTGAAAGCGATAAAGAACCAAGCGATTAA
- a CDS encoding response regulator transcription factor — MNDSIIKPKILIVDDEAQIRKFLRVSLKANGFAVEEAEDGAEAVRLVAAIKPDMVILDLGLPKLDGQDVIVKVREWTSVPILVLSVRDGEDEKVKALDRGADDYMVKPFGVDELIARVGSILRRVAQEENAGDTTIESGPLHIDLPSRTVTIDGEKIKLSPKEFNLLKYLAINAGKVITHRQLLKEVWGAGYADDSQYLRVYMGQLRKKIEQDPNTPAYLLTEQGIGYKFAIVKKD, encoded by the coding sequence ATGAATGACAGCATCATAAAACCCAAAATACTGATTGTAGACGACGAAGCGCAAATTCGTAAATTCTTACGCGTAAGCCTCAAAGCCAATGGCTTTGCCGTAGAAGAAGCCGAAGATGGTGCTGAAGCTGTACGGCTCGTAGCAGCGATTAAACCCGACATGGTGATTCTGGATTTAGGTCTTCCAAAACTTGATGGTCAAGATGTAATTGTGAAGGTCCGAGAGTGGACATCGGTCCCCATTTTAGTGCTTTCAGTCCGTGACGGTGAAGACGAAAAAGTAAAAGCTTTGGACCGTGGCGCAGATGATTATATGGTGAAACCTTTTGGCGTGGATGAGCTGATTGCCCGTGTAGGCAGTATTTTGCGCCGCGTTGCTCAGGAAGAAAATGCTGGCGACACAACCATTGAAAGTGGCCCACTGCATATTGACCTTCCTTCACGCACAGTGACGATTGATGGTGAAAAAATTAAACTTTCTCCTAAAGAATTTAATCTTTTAAAATACCTTGCGATTAATGCTGGAAAAGTGATTACCCACCGCCAACTTCTTAAAGAAGTTTGGGGTGCAGGTTACGCTGACGACAGCCAGTATTTACGGGTTTATATGGGCCAGCTTCGTAAAAAAATTGAGCAAGACCCCAACACCCCTGCTTATTTATTAACCGAACAGGGTATAGGCTATAAATTTGCGATTGTAAAAAAGGACTAA
- a CDS encoding ATP-binding protein produces MAEFSKNTDIEHSPKGLFKLFIGVMPHSGKVLQMLNEVTERYESGETVYVSSLNPNYHAHKTTVNRMLKNMNQSLERLAHEDVLSNPEALDGLIEAKPNIVAIGTLIPQGCDTVKERITVIDSLLEAGIDVYACLDTFQIEGVATSYSKPFTLSTSQLLFRSTVLSADKIEIVDTSVLTATKTFKRLPLKRYPIIQEHIKTFVQPEWTEHNRQIALSFALEHAVQHATVSNPNAKSYFSELTERFKSAKLKTIFFDTCISILTVFICTFVLHILEKNFQTIPALNALVYMTGMVSVALFTGLYAGLMSGFMAYLAYNFFFMKPLHTFLINEFSDIAIAIVFVFCSILVNVLTHAALRKTTHFQITQTREHTILSDYLNKLVNTQTSSAVLDIFHKTLKNDLSLKNTVCVLTPEQQFEYYGPYEEILTEERRHEIENALLKQNQKSIQNAVTWIFETEKQPLGIVIFDEKDKNEAFKQKALIDKLTKITISLAERYTLEKTIQETLIANEREKLRSALLSSISHDLKTPLVGIVGSLSTVKSYGDSIDKEDRDDLIDSAINEANRLNQFISNILDISKIEAGALSLKQGWHPLLEMAHNTLGRFKGIASTHNMQVSTMLGDDVTVYVDPVLLGQVLFNLVDNALKYAGKSAEITLQIEPEKSGGVFISVIDNGKGLDENAISHLFDKFYRAEKQDSQTGTGLGLAIAHGIMEAHSGSIKAFNRKDGTLGAVFQLFLPKEHVEYE; encoded by the coding sequence ATGGCAGAGTTTTCTAAAAACACCGACATTGAGCACAGCCCAAAAGGGCTTTTCAAGCTTTTCATTGGTGTTATGCCGCACTCTGGTAAAGTTCTGCAGATGCTGAATGAAGTGACTGAACGCTATGAGTCTGGAGAAACAGTCTATGTTTCCTCACTAAATCCAAATTATCACGCGCACAAAACAACAGTAAACCGCATGCTCAAAAACATGAATCAGTCCCTCGAAAGGCTGGCTCATGAAGATGTTTTATCCAATCCAGAGGCTTTAGACGGGTTAATAGAAGCAAAGCCCAATATTGTTGCTATTGGCACACTTATCCCTCAAGGTTGCGACACCGTAAAAGAGCGCATAACGGTCATAGATTCTCTTTTAGAGGCTGGTATTGACGTATATGCCTGCTTAGATACGTTTCAAATTGAGGGTGTAGCAACAAGCTATTCTAAACCTTTCACTCTGAGTACATCACAGCTTTTGTTTCGGAGTACTGTGCTATCCGCGGATAAAATTGAGATAGTAGATACATCCGTTTTAACAGCAACAAAAACTTTTAAAAGGCTCCCTTTAAAAAGATACCCCATCATTCAAGAACACATTAAAACATTTGTTCAACCTGAATGGACCGAGCATAATCGGCAAATTGCTCTATCATTTGCTTTAGAGCATGCAGTGCAACATGCAACTGTATCAAACCCTAATGCCAAAAGTTACTTTTCTGAGCTTACAGAAAGGTTTAAATCAGCCAAATTAAAAACCATTTTTTTTGACACTTGTATATCAATTTTAACAGTATTTATTTGTACTTTTGTGCTTCACATCCTGGAGAAAAACTTCCAAACAATTCCTGCACTCAATGCTCTTGTTTACATGACGGGCATGGTTTCTGTTGCGCTTTTTACAGGTTTATATGCAGGCCTTATGAGTGGCTTTATGGCTTACCTTGCCTATAACTTCTTTTTTATGAAGCCACTCCATACATTTTTAATTAATGAGTTCAGTGACATTGCCATTGCCATTGTCTTCGTCTTTTGCTCAATTCTTGTCAATGTATTGACCCACGCGGCGCTCCGTAAAACAACGCACTTTCAAATCACACAAACACGTGAACATACTATTTTATCTGATTACCTCAATAAACTTGTAAACACTCAAACCAGCTCTGCTGTCTTAGACATTTTTCATAAAACTCTTAAAAACGACCTTAGCCTTAAAAATACGGTCTGTGTATTAACGCCTGAGCAGCAATTTGAGTACTACGGCCCTTATGAAGAAATTTTAACCGAAGAACGCAGACATGAAATTGAGAATGCGCTTCTCAAGCAAAATCAAAAGTCGATACAAAACGCAGTGACTTGGATATTTGAAACGGAGAAGCAGCCTTTAGGAATTGTTATATTTGATGAAAAAGATAAAAACGAAGCGTTCAAGCAAAAAGCGCTTATTGATAAGCTGACAAAAATTACCATTTCTTTAGCAGAGCGTTATACGCTTGAAAAAACTATACAAGAAACGCTTATTGCAAATGAGCGCGAAAAATTGCGTAGTGCTCTACTCTCCTCTATTTCTCATGACCTTAAAACACCACTTGTGGGCATTGTAGGGTCTTTATCAACGGTAAAATCTTACGGTGATTCCATCGATAAGGAGGATCGAGATGATCTCATTGATAGCGCAATCAACGAAGCAAATCGCCTTAACCAATTTATTAGCAATATATTGGATATTTCAAAAATTGAAGCAGGAGCTTTGTCTCTCAAACAAGGGTGGCATCCCTTGCTAGAAATGGCACATAACACTCTGGGACGCTTTAAGGGGATTGCATCGACACATAATATGCAGGTTAGCACTATGCTCGGCGACGATGTTACAGTATATGTTGATCCCGTTTTATTGGGTCAAGTTCTGTTTAACCTTGTTGATAATGCCCTTAAGTATGCTGGCAAATCTGCTGAAATTACCCTTCAAATTGAGCCAGAAAAATCAGGTGGTGTTTTTATCAGCGTGATTGATAATGGTAAGGGCCTAGATGAAAACGCCATTAGCCATTTATTTGACAAATTCTACCGCGCAGAAAAGCAGGACAGCCAAACAGGCACAGGCCTTGGCCTTGCTATTGCGCACGGTATTATGGAAGCCCATAGTGGCAGTATAAAAGCCTTTAACCGTAAAGACGGAACATTAGGCGCCGTTTTCCAATTGTTTTTACCAAAGGAGCATGTAGAGTATGAATGA
- a CDS encoding entericidin EcnA/B family protein produces MWFVIGVAAVAGVIYFGGNNTGDGFGEDLERTGERIQGERY; encoded by the coding sequence ATGTGGTTTGTAATTGGAGTTGCAGCTGTTGCAGGTGTGATTTATTTCGGTGGAAATAATACGGGTGATGGCTTTGGTGAAGACCTTGAACGCACTGGTGAGCGCATTCAGGGGGAGCGTTACTAA
- a CDS encoding uracil-DNA glycosylase family protein — MTKVSLIHDVQSCTICEIDLPYGARPVFQVHPKAKILIAGQAPGRRVHETGIPFHDPSGDRLREWMGIDKETFYNAEKVAILPMGFCYPGTGKSGDLPPRKECAAAWRERLLAYIPDIQLTLLIGEYAQKWHLGEAYKGQVTATVQACQEYAPQYIPLPHPSPRNNIWLKKNLWFERETLPVLKKRVHQSLV; from the coding sequence ATGACAAAAGTTTCACTTATTCATGATGTACAAAGCTGTACAATTTGCGAGATTGATTTGCCGTATGGCGCACGGCCAGTATTTCAGGTTCATCCTAAAGCCAAGATTTTAATTGCAGGACAAGCGCCTGGGCGTCGTGTGCATGAAACAGGTATTCCATTTCATGATCCTAGCGGGGACCGTTTACGTGAGTGGATGGGGATAGACAAAGAAACCTTTTATAACGCAGAGAAGGTGGCAATTCTTCCTATGGGATTTTGTTATCCTGGTACGGGCAAGTCGGGAGATCTCCCACCAAGAAAAGAATGTGCAGCAGCATGGAGGGAGAGGCTCCTTGCGTATATACCAGATATTCAGCTGACGCTCCTTATTGGTGAGTATGCACAAAAGTGGCACTTAGGTGAGGCTTATAAAGGTCAAGTGACGGCAACTGTTCAGGCTTGTCAGGAATATGCTCCGCAGTATATTCCTCTTCCACACCCTTCACCACGCAACAATATATGGCTCAAAAAGAATCTTTGGTTTGAGCGGGAAACCCTACCTGTTTTGAAAAAACGGGTACATCAGTCACTTGTTTAA
- a CDS encoding response regulator: MIVNSSAAAKSLLEALEMVKSNAAVWRAVHVYIPSMKNSWDMMNLQTAIQNIRKCIPDHYMAQAFFCETGDVFVLLRGASAELMAKVQEITVLSLSKGQESREVTKTLYELGTQWSQLKEMAAKISIESQKYLVVKEMPVDERVNHVLSRTNMNFVQSLIKLREKRKHLHILIAEDDDLLQQYVSSMLTDYTLIKARKGEDVLVSYLLNAPDMVFLDIELPEINGHRLLEEMKKVDRDVFAVMMSGHTQMKHVKRSIQSGAKGFVAKPFQKEKIKSCVEACANLKGLYAMSG, from the coding sequence ATGATTGTGAATTCGTCAGCAGCAGCAAAATCATTATTAGAAGCCCTAGAAATGGTGAAATCAAATGCAGCCGTTTGGCGTGCTGTACATGTTTATATTCCTTCTATGAAAAACTCATGGGATATGATGAACCTTCAAACAGCAATTCAAAATATAAGGAAGTGCATCCCTGATCATTATATGGCTCAGGCATTCTTTTGTGAAACAGGCGATGTTTTTGTTCTGCTACGTGGCGCAAGCGCTGAGCTTATGGCTAAGGTTCAAGAGATTACAGTTTTATCTTTGAGTAAAGGACAAGAAAGCCGTGAGGTCACGAAGACACTTTACGAGCTTGGCACTCAGTGGAGCCAGCTAAAAGAAATGGCTGCAAAAATTTCAATAGAGTCTCAAAAGTATCTTGTGGTTAAAGAAATGCCAGTAGATGAGCGCGTGAATCATGTTTTAAGCCGCACTAATATGAACTTTGTACAATCTCTTATTAAACTGAGGGAGAAGAGAAAGCATCTCCATATTTTGATTGCAGAGGATGATGATCTTTTGCAGCAATATGTGTCTAGCATGCTGACAGATTATACACTCATTAAAGCCAGAAAAGGTGAAGACGTACTTGTAAGCTACCTGTTGAATGCTCCGGATATGGTTTTCCTTGATATTGAACTTCCAGAAATTAATGGTCACCGCCTTCTTGAAGAAATGAAAAAAGTAGATCGTGATGTTTTTGCTGTGATGATGAGTGGCCATACGCAAATGAAGCATGTAAAGAGAAGTATTCAATCAGGTGCCAAGGGTTTTGTTGCAAAGCCTTTCCAAAAAGAAAAGATTAAAAGTTGTGTAGAAGCTTGTGCAAACCTAAAGGGTTTATATGCTATGTCTGGTTAA
- a CDS encoding response regulator — MIINSFRAADMLLQTLDNIKPRATAWRALHVHVPSAGGNMIGLQEPLYQIQENISQNRKAQAFFCDTGDIFILLRGARMDELEDLKDVILDAFAGEIEARDAYVHILDLSVKWSFLKGLAEKVSEEERKAFEKENMTAEKCIARVIDQVDMDYAKGLLAQREHRKGVHILVAEDDEFTQQIVGNILRDFTVIKATNGPEVLSSYLLNAPDMVFLDINLPMIDGHKLLDEIMTFDPEAFVVMLSGNSQIKNVMKSMDAGAKGFVTKPFPREKLENYAKMCATFKESHMRVVGG, encoded by the coding sequence ATGATTATTAACTCTTTTAGAGCTGCGGATATGCTGCTCCAAACCCTAGATAATATTAAGCCACGCGCAACAGCGTGGCGCGCCTTACATGTGCACGTTCCATCCGCAGGTGGAAACATGATTGGTTTACAAGAACCTCTTTACCAGATTCAAGAAAACATTTCTCAAAACCGAAAAGCTCAAGCCTTTTTCTGTGATACAGGAGATATCTTTATTCTTCTAAGAGGAGCCCGTATGGATGAGCTTGAAGATTTGAAAGACGTTATCCTTGATGCCTTTGCTGGTGAGATTGAAGCCAGAGATGCTTATGTGCATATTCTTGATTTGAGTGTGAAGTGGTCTTTCCTAAAAGGTCTTGCTGAGAAAGTTTCAGAAGAAGAGCGTAAAGCTTTCGAAAAAGAAAACATGACAGCAGAAAAATGCATTGCGCGTGTGATTGACCAAGTCGATATGGATTATGCAAAAGGCCTTCTGGCGCAAAGGGAACACCGTAAAGGCGTGCATATTCTTGTCGCTGAAGATGATGAGTTTACACAGCAAATTGTTGGTAATATTTTACGAGATTTTACCGTCATTAAGGCAACTAATGGGCCAGAGGTACTTTCAAGCTATCTGCTAAATGCACCAGATATGGTTTTCTTAGATATTAATTTGCCAATGATTGATGGCCATAAACTTCTTGATGAGATTATGACATTTGACCCAGAAGCCTTTGTTGTAATGCTCAGCGGGAATAGCCAGATTAAAAATGTGATGAAAAGCATGGACGCTGGTGCCAAAGGTTTTGTCACAAAACCTTTCCCAAGAGAGAAGCTCGAAAATTACGCCAAAATGTGTGCCACATTTAAAGAGTCACACATGCGCGTCGTCGGTGGATGA
- a CDS encoding ATP-binding protein, with protein MSHMALVTNKAQSFESAVEKVLELTCSLPYWDIGHVYKRHTVNESMTCMGIWYGADEDLYASFKDATRHFDTPVTQGWIGVIAQAKIPLWIENIRKESTYMRAEAAASAQLMSAMACPVVVADKTVAILEFYSKKRHAPDDELLEVFANIGTQLAYAYERQQHGLHMKHVQEKQEDMLKKLKLAHLRAESVTRELEINLAESNRLREVAEQANLSKSEFLANMSHELRTPMNGVLGMAELLSGTDLSPEQQSYATKIVSSGSAFLNILNDILDFSKIEAGALELEFAPFEIHSICDQAMGFIKMAAEQKGLDVSLQVDEMVPAYVMGDSGRLRQVLTNLLGNSVKFTEEGHISVRVSALQAKGPICFVVFDVIDTGVGIEQDKLSTIFDKFTQVDNSNTRKFGGAGLGLAITKELVAMMGGEIKVDSSIGFGSTFSVRIPFTEASAEDLQLSTEVEEHFSKGKSNLPCEDARILLAEDDEVNREVAIKFLKKLGIHRITCAENGKVALEMFENDRFDLILMDCQMPEMDGFDVTKIIRNVEEATLEHIPIIAITANAMVGDKEKCLQAGMDSYLSKPLQVCELKEELSPYIVFDGDQQELNGSGVFDNQLPVNMGHLDVVCSGHWSAKRELFNLFIENGKKDIESLKESASCGDLKSWMKCTHRLKGASGNLGAETFSKICEVSEKNANETSREEKEKQIESIQEAMTTIEEFYAKISEEATLHP; from the coding sequence ATGAGCCACATGGCTCTGGTTACCAACAAAGCGCAAAGTTTTGAGAGTGCGGTTGAAAAAGTCCTAGAACTAACCTGTTCTTTGCCTTACTGGGATATAGGTCATGTCTATAAGCGCCATACCGTGAATGAATCTATGACCTGTATGGGTATTTGGTATGGTGCTGATGAGGATCTTTATGCATCTTTTAAAGATGCGACAAGGCATTTTGATACACCTGTAACGCAGGGGTGGATTGGTGTAATTGCACAAGCCAAGATTCCGCTTTGGATTGAAAATATTCGTAAAGAGTCCACTTATATGAGAGCCGAGGCCGCTGCGAGCGCACAGCTTATGAGTGCTATGGCCTGTCCTGTTGTTGTAGCAGATAAAACAGTAGCCATTCTTGAATTTTATAGCAAAAAACGTCATGCACCTGATGATGAGCTTCTAGAAGTTTTTGCCAATATTGGAACCCAGCTTGCTTACGCCTATGAGCGTCAACAGCATGGTTTGCATATGAAACATGTGCAGGAAAAGCAAGAGGATATGCTAAAGAAATTGAAGCTTGCGCACTTGCGTGCTGAATCTGTGACAAGAGAGCTTGAAATTAATTTAGCAGAATCGAATCGCTTAAGGGAAGTTGCTGAACAAGCCAATCTTTCAAAGAGCGAATTTCTCGCAAACATGAGCCATGAACTCCGTACACCTATGAACGGGGTACTTGGTATGGCCGAGCTTTTAAGTGGGACAGATTTATCCCCTGAACAGCAATCTTATGCGACAAAAATTGTTTCATCAGGGTCTGCATTTCTCAATATTTTGAATGATATTTTAGATTTTTCTAAAATTGAAGCTGGTGCACTGGAGCTTGAGTTTGCGCCGTTTGAAATTCATAGCATTTGTGATCAGGCGATGGGTTTTATCAAAATGGCTGCTGAACAAAAAGGTTTAGACGTTTCACTTCAGGTTGATGAAATGGTTCCAGCATATGTCATGGGAGATTCTGGCAGATTGCGTCAAGTGTTGACAAACCTACTTGGGAACTCCGTTAAGTTTACAGAGGAGGGGCATATCTCTGTACGTGTTTCTGCATTGCAAGCTAAAGGGCCTATCTGTTTTGTTGTCTTTGATGTGATTGATACAGGAGTTGGGATTGAGCAGGATAAGCTCTCAACAATTTTTGATAAATTTACGCAGGTGGATAACTCTAATACGCGTAAATTTGGTGGGGCGGGCCTTGGTCTTGCTATTACAAAAGAGCTGGTTGCCATGATGGGTGGTGAGATCAAAGTAGATAGCTCTATTGGTTTTGGGTCTACGTTCTCAGTCCGTATTCCATTTACAGAAGCCTCTGCTGAAGACTTACAGTTAAGCACAGAAGTTGAAGAACACTTCTCTAAAGGTAAATCAAATTTGCCATGTGAAGATGCGCGTATCCTTCTTGCTGAAGATGATGAAGTAAATAGAGAGGTTGCGATTAAGTTTTTAAAGAAACTTGGTATCCACCGTATTACCTGTGCTGAAAACGGTAAAGTTGCGTTAGAAATGTTTGAAAATGACCGTTTTGATCTTATTTTAATGGATTGTCAAATGCCTGAAATGGACGGTTTTGATGTCACGAAAATTATCCGTAACGTGGAAGAGGCTACGCTGGAACATATTCCCATTATAGCTATTACAGCCAATGCCATGGTTGGCGATAAAGAGAAATGTTTGCAAGCAGGAATGGATAGCTATCTGTCAAAGCCTTTACAGGTGTGTGAGCTAAAAGAAGAGCTTTCTCCTTACATTGTATTTGATGGAGATCAGCAAGAGCTAAACGGTAGCGGTGTATTTGATAATCAACTTCCTGTGAATATGGGACATTTGGATGTGGTTTGTAGCGGGCATTGGTCTGCGAAGAGAGAGCTTTTTAACCTGTTTATTGAAAATGGCAAAAAGGATATTGAGTCTTTAAAAGAGTCTGCATCCTGCGGAGATCTGAAATCTTGGATGAAATGTACCCATCGCCTGAAAGGCGCATCTGGCAACTTAGGTGCTGAAACATTTAGTAAAATCTGTGAGGTGTCAGAAAAAAACGCAAATGAAACCTCTAGAGAAGAGAAAGAGAAGCAAATTGAATCGATTCAAGAGGCTATGACAACAATTGAGGAATTTTACGCAAAAATAAGCGAAGAAGCCACACTACATCCCTAA